From Antedon mediterranea chromosome 9, ecAntMedi1.1, whole genome shotgun sequence, a single genomic window includes:
- the LOC140059253 gene encoding uncharacterized protein, with product MFLNSFVKLVANVFCLSLFWSGCVHSTSVSLGCSNNCSWPYTTKGETKYEECTATKYKEFDCYGNIPHGDCTKSVNTCYATALSDSNIELEWIKNLENRKYNLKIKIKILRDVYHWKLKGIIILLFRHDNNRGECHHLSFSEKGISHLSFKGNTQIVFEYDCIYDLTPKRDYYMKAYATPLKQQNLNYTQWNATVRVPSFPVEDLKICERDNDYVHWKAEYVDVTPLYAGFIVQFSVAPPSCKFNKYLLHVCKVYGDRDRCPNKKYGSSLAKEVVVNNKTLMVITANYTHDKYIGTYRIKITGHESINYGIGCDRLSFNVTDSPCASNPCGSGICNAVNYTQIYNCTCDDNYEKVEGACLDTVAPIFDSCKERITKVIPANKQQTIVSWIEPTATDNVGIENVTTTHFPGSNFKVGISLVTYTAVDVNGNKAECSFFVDVVQDTIAPIFRDCKENITKWIPANKQQTVVSWIAPTATDNVGIENVTTTHFPGSNFKVGISLVTYTAVDVNEIKAECSFFVTVFQEPKHEYTIAILGGVSFGIVLLIVIGCLYRRINQSTSSKKYAYKSWPRIASSTVAEESVDMQRVKLLILYFEDAPQHKNVVLSFATFLQAHCGVDVTIHNWKTPNIISLMSWISKEMRDAKKILFISSYGASTAWDDHVHEGDTFSVQHSAYSDIFIHALQILSGDKEMHAKCLLCLFEYTNKKCIPDPLKHLVVFHLNNDLTRLFFRLHDTARDENGWFHDFNPIDQLETAEGQTFLNDIEKMKQLIETDKNWFWKNNANNVAVVSSGCQLDIVEQTEEEYQQQQFSQLSNLYMPLDKLEKESMRTDSSGFNSMSTTSFCNSMGV from the exons acaaAATATGAAGAATGCACAGCAACAAAGTATAAAGAAT ttGATTGTTATGGGAATATTCCACATGGAGATTGTACTAAATCTGTGAATACTTGCTACGCAACAGCCTTATCGGATTCAAACATTGAACTTGAGTGGATAAAGAACCTGGAGAATAGAAAATACAATCTGAagattaaaataaagattttacgTGATG TCTATCACTGGAAGTTAAAAggaataattatattattgtttcgACATGATAATAATAGGGGAGAATGCCATCATTTAAGCTTCTCTGAAAAAGGCATTAGTCACCTATCGTTCAAGGGAAACACACAG ATAGTATTTGAGTACGATTGTATTTATGACTTAACACCGAAGAGAGATTATTACATGAAAGCGTATGCCACCCCACTAAAACAACAAAATCTGAATTATACACAGTGGAATGCAACCGTTAGAGTACCTA GCTTCCCAGTAGAGGATCTGAAAATATGTGAAAGAG ATAACGATTACGTGCATTGGAAAGCTGAGTATGTTGATGTCACACCTCTGTATGCTGGATTCATTGTACAGTTTTCAGTTGCACCGCCGTCTTGCAAATTTAATAAGTATTTGTTACACGTTTGTAAAGTATATGGTGACAGGGATAGATGTCCAAATAAAAAGTAT gGAAGCAGTCTTGCAAAAGAAGTTGTTGTCAATAATAAAACGTTAATGGTAATCACAGCAAACTATACTCATGATAAGTACATTGGCACGTATCGGATAAAG ATAACAGGTCACGAAAgtattaattatggtattggaTGTGACAGACTAAGTTTTAATGTGACAG ATTCACCATGTGCTTCAAACCCATGCGGAAGTGGTATCTGCAATGCAGTGAATTATACACAAATATATAATTGTACATGTGATGATAATTATGAAAAAGTTGAAGGAGCCTGCCTTG atACTGTCGCCCCGATATTTGATAGCTGTAAAGAACGTATCACTAAGGTGATTCCTGCTAATAAGCAACAAACCATAGTGAGCTGGATTGAACCAACTGCCACTGACAATGTTGGGATAGAAAACGTTACTACAACTCACTTTCCTGGCAGTAACTTCAAAGTAGGCATCAGTCTAGTAACTTATACCGCAGTGGATGTCAATGGAAATAAAGCAGAGTGTTCATTTTTTGTTGATGTTGTTCAAG ATACTATAGCCCCGATATTTCGTGACTGTAAAGAAAATATTACCAAGTGGATTCCCGCTAATAAGCAACAAACCGTGGTGAGCTGGATAGCACCAACGGCCACTGACAATGTTGGGATAGAAAACGTTACTACAACTCACTTTCCTGGCAGTAACTTCAAAGTAGGCATCAGCCTAGTAACTTACACGGCAGTGGATGTCAATGAAATTAAAGCAGAGTGTTCATTTTTTGTTACTGTGTTTCAAG aACCTAAACATGAATACACGATAGCAATCTTAGGTGGAGTGTCTTTTGGTATTGTGCTTCTTATCGTCATTGGTTGCCTGTATCGACGAATAAACCAATCAACATCATCTAAAAAATATGCATACAAATCCTGGCCAAGGATTGCTTCAAGTACAG ttGCAGAGGAAAGTGTAGATATGCAACGGGTTAAACTGCTTATCCTCTATTTTGAAGATGCGCCCCAGCACAAAAACGTTGTGCTGTCATTTGCAACGTTTCTGCAAGCGCACTGCGGAGTCGACGTGACCATTCACAATTGGAAAACGCCAAACATCATTTCCTTAATGTCTTGGATTTCGAAGGAGATGAGAGATGCGAAAAAGATTCTATTTATTTCGTCGTACGGCGCCTCCACTGCATGGGACGATCACGTGCATGAAGGAGATACTTTTTCGGTACAGCATTCAGCGTACAGCGATATATTCATTCACGCGTTACAGATACTCTCTGGCGATAAAGAGATGCACGCAAAGTGTTTGCTTTGTCTCTttgaatatacaaataaaaaatgtattcctGATCCATTGAAACATCTGGTTGTTTTCCACCTTAATAACGACCTCACCAGGTTGTTTTTCCGCCTTCACGACACGGCCAGGGATGAGAACGGTTGGTTCCATGATTTTAATCCCATTGACCAACTGGAAACAGCAGAGGGACAAACATTTTTGAATGACATTGAAAAAATGAAACAACTAATTGAAACCGATAAAAATTGGTTTTGGAAAAATAATGCTAACAATGTGGCAGTTGTTAGCAGTGGTTGTCAACTTGATATCGTCGAACAGACGGAAGAAGAATACCAACAACAGCAGTTCAGTCAACTTTCTAATTTGTATATGCCATTGGACAAACTAGAAAAGGAGAGTATGAGGACGGACTCATCTGGTTTTAACTCTATGAGTACGACTAGTTTTTGTAATTCCATGGGTGTTTGA
- the LOC140059122 gene encoding uncharacterized protein — MVDVVDNEVILNEPVNPHPVPHLRQTDFLPKRYDGSITDHDQCSAHYLSFTDYLEAHTLENPVNNAQLINVISIFKRSLQGQARLWIEGKQFDSLESLKTQFINRFSKNKSIYAHIREYDSITYTTGDNAEKHLTKIKQAADRIGYADQQIKNKFISTLPPKCRAAVAMSTPIDATIENIVNSTQNYLDLSVDDATREVSFNINKETDRPNSLESLQHEINSLKLDMATTKRSLNDDTRRSRSPTRNYIPRRNRSPSPYKPRFQTPPTPRYRQPPPTCYYCGKPGHIARHCRQQNRSYGNYPPPYPYQQSNNYYPSHQQDF; from the coding sequence atggtcgacgttgttgataacgaagtaattttaaatgagcccgtcaatcctcaccccgtgccccacctaagacaaaccgatttccttcccaaaagatatgacggttccataaccgatcacgaccaatgtagtgcacactacttatcgtttaccgactaccttgaggcccacactttagaaaaccctgtaaacaatgcccaattaattaatgtaataagtatttttaaacgtagccttcagggccaagctagactctggattgagggaaagcagttcgattcactagaatccttaaaaacccaattcatcaacaggtttagtaaaaacaaatcaatctatgcgcacataagagaatacgattcaattacatacaccactggcgacaacgccgaaaagcacttaaccaaaatcaaacaagccgcagacagaattggatacgctgaccagcagataaagaataaatttatttcgacccttccaccaaaatgtagagcagctgtagccatgtccaccccaatcgatgccactattgaaaatattgtaaatagcacacaaaattaccttgacctttccgtagatgatgccacacgggaagtttcattcaatatcaataaggaaacagataggcctaatagtctCGAATCGCTCCAACATGAGATAAATTCTCTCAAGTTAGACATGGCCACAACAAAACGATCCCTTAATGATGATACTCGACGCTCACGTTCCCCCACCCGAAATTATATCCCAAGACGAAACCGAAGCCCAAGCCCATACAAACCCCGATTCCAGACCCCACCGACCCCAAGATATAGACAACCTCCCCCAACCTGTTATTACTGCGGGAAACCAGGCCACATAGCAAGGCACTGCCGACAACAAAACCGCTCTTAcggaaactatcccccgccatacccataccaacagtcaaacaattactaccctagccaccagcaggatttttaa